A region from the Pseudomonadota bacterium genome encodes:
- a CDS encoding efflux RND transporter periplasmic adaptor subunit — translation MSGTISAATRLPRLCAAGLCLFLLPFSARAQTNVDVVSAAPSAIDEVFELSGTLTARHQARLSPLVDGLVESLAVDAGHEVAPGAPLLRLDATLAKAAQRRARATRAQVQAAYDEAVRRVEEARRLVAERHLPQTELDTRLALMVQAEAAVGVAEAGLREQDELVARHALTAPFAGVITARNTDIGEWVARGDSVLELTSLRGVRLDVQAPQERYDDLRGDTVVEIIPDAAPRTALAAEITVRLPVGGGSGARTFLVRLQPVDESVRLLPGTSAIARFHLAGDVADAVQIPRDALIRHPDGGYSVFVIADSNDGLTAERRRVTLGRSAGEQVQVLSGVNPQERVVTRGNEVLREGERVRISSRTLR, via the coding sequence ATGTCAGGGACGATCAGCGCCGCCACACGCTTGCCGCGCCTTTGCGCCGCAGGCCTATGCCTCTTTCTTTTGCCCTTCTCCGCCCGAGCGCAAACCAACGTCGATGTCGTGTCGGCCGCGCCCTCAGCGATCGACGAGGTCTTCGAGCTAAGCGGCACGCTCACCGCGCGCCACCAGGCGCGTCTGTCCCCGCTCGTGGACGGCCTGGTGGAGTCCTTGGCCGTTGACGCCGGCCACGAAGTCGCCCCCGGCGCACCACTGCTACGCCTCGACGCGACGCTCGCCAAGGCGGCGCAACGCCGCGCTCGCGCGACCCGCGCGCAGGTACAAGCGGCATACGACGAAGCCGTCAGGCGCGTGGAGGAAGCGCGCCGCCTGGTGGCCGAACGCCACCTACCGCAGACCGAGCTCGACACGCGCCTCGCCCTGATGGTGCAGGCCGAAGCGGCCGTGGGGGTGGCTGAAGCGGGCCTTCGCGAACAGGACGAACTCGTCGCCCGACACGCGCTCACGGCGCCCTTCGCCGGCGTGATTACCGCGCGTAATACGGACATCGGGGAGTGGGTCGCTCGCGGCGACAGCGTGCTGGAACTCACCTCCCTGCGCGGCGTGCGCCTCGACGTGCAAGCCCCACAGGAGCGCTACGACGACCTGCGCGGCGACACGGTAGTAGAGATCATCCCGGACGCCGCGCCGCGCACCGCGCTAGCTGCCGAGATCACCGTGCGCCTGCCGGTAGGCGGTGGCTCCGGGGCCCGTACCTTTCTGGTCCGCCTGCAACCCGTCGACGAAAGCGTTCGCTTGCTGCCAGGCACCTCAGCGATCGCCCGCTTCCACCTAGCAGGCGATGTTGCCGACGCCGTGCAGATCCCCCGCGACGCCCTCATCCGCCACCCCGACGGCGGCTACAGCGTGTTCGTGATCGCCGATAGTAACGATGGGCTCACTGCCGAACGTCGCCGCGTCACCCTGGGCCGCAGCGCAGGCGAGCAGGTGCAGGTTCTGAGCGGTGTAAACCCGCAAGAGCGCGTGGTTACCCGCGGCAACGAGGTATTGCGCGAAGGCGAACGGGTGCGCATCAGCTCGCGCACCTTGCGCTGA
- a CDS encoding efflux RND transporter permease subunit: protein MLNFILTRSTLTTVLALIVCVLGITAALRIPVQMIPDLEVRTISVVTNWPGATPQDVEKEILIEQERYLRSLANLTRMVSYADTGEANIELEFPFGIDVNEALIRTSNALSQVSSYPENVDPPRLYSSSFSENAFMYFAVAPLPGNPLQIDMDLVRDFVDDNVRPEMERVEGVSQVRLGGGADRQVRIEVDTARLAQRGISLAELRDAIRARNTDSSAGDIDSGKRRFLVRTLGRFEGVDELSDMVLERRGDAVVRLGDVAKVTLDHFELRDVSFVDGSPRLSLSVNREAGANVIKIKDAMLPLVEQLNAHLLSPNGLQIGLFSDDVRYVQASIRNVWTNLMIGAALAIGIMLVFFRSARATLIATIGLPICTVAAFLGLLLFGRTINVISLAGVAFAIGMTVDNTIVVLESIEQARRRGLDRFAAALEGTREVWSAVVASTFTTVLVFVPILFVQEEAGQLYSDIAIAIASSILASMLVAIGVIPAIAARVGLGVSDSGGSAYVPRPAKAFLGLSDWLTGTRARSLACLLVTALATVLIGRWLTPPAEYLPEGEEPKAFSRMIAPPGYNLTEMTRIGDELRTLLDPTVDASRDAFLAGESTIPPLRGYSLWISPGSISVMSEPVDGRDIEAMMSGLTDLFRTYPGMRAFSARGSIISSNDGGSRAVALDISGAEMAALYDTAQAAIERAQMLFETPQIDSDPSSLSLDQPLIQVRPRWELLAEVGFSARDFGFAVSALSDGAFVDEFLLEDDQVDIYLFSGAGSKQTLTDLQNQPVLTPSGSVVPLSALADVVESVDSDSLRRVNGRRTVSLYIIPPRAVALESAVERVRTELLPALRAAGEVGEGVSITITGAADQLDATREALSGNFLIAIVLCYLLLVAIFSHWGYPVLILITVPIGLVGGLIGLALLNGTGAALALAGVAAVSQPLDMITMLGFLILLGAVVNNPILVVDRARQNLRAGQALGDAVRGAVHSRLRPVLMSTLTTTFGLAPLVLIPGAGTELYRGVGVIVLGGLLCSTVVTLLFLPSLLMVVLRSRQHEPAPSVAEGSLET, encoded by the coding sequence ATGCTGAACTTCATCCTGACCCGCAGCACGCTGACCACGGTCCTCGCGCTCATCGTTTGCGTCCTTGGCATCACCGCGGCCCTGCGCATCCCCGTACAGATGATCCCCGATCTGGAGGTGCGCACGATCAGCGTGGTCACTAACTGGCCGGGCGCCACGCCCCAGGACGTCGAGAAGGAGATCCTAATCGAGCAAGAGCGCTACCTGCGCTCCCTCGCCAACTTAACGCGCATGGTCTCCTACGCCGACACGGGCGAGGCCAACATCGAGCTAGAGTTTCCTTTCGGTATCGACGTCAACGAAGCGTTGATCCGCACCAGCAACGCCCTGTCCCAGGTCTCCAGCTATCCGGAGAACGTCGACCCGCCGCGCCTGTACAGCAGCTCCTTCTCGGAAAACGCGTTCATGTACTTCGCAGTGGCCCCGCTCCCCGGCAACCCGCTGCAGATCGACATGGACCTAGTGCGCGACTTCGTCGACGATAACGTGCGCCCCGAGATGGAGCGGGTGGAGGGCGTGTCTCAAGTGCGCCTGGGCGGCGGGGCGGACCGCCAGGTGCGCATCGAAGTGGATACGGCGCGCCTCGCTCAACGAGGTATCTCCCTTGCTGAGCTGCGCGATGCGATTCGCGCCCGCAACACCGACTCCTCGGCCGGCGACATCGACAGCGGCAAGCGGCGCTTTCTCGTGCGCACCCTGGGCCGCTTCGAGGGCGTCGACGAGCTGAGTGACATGGTGCTGGAGCGTCGTGGGGATGCGGTGGTGCGCTTAGGGGACGTGGCCAAGGTCACGCTGGATCACTTCGAGCTGCGCGATGTCTCCTTCGTCGACGGCTCGCCGCGCCTGAGCCTCTCCGTCAACCGCGAAGCCGGCGCCAATGTCATCAAGATCAAGGACGCGATGCTGCCCCTGGTCGAGCAGCTCAACGCCCACCTGCTCTCGCCCAACGGCTTACAAATCGGGTTATTCAGCGACGACGTGCGCTACGTGCAGGCGTCCATCCGCAACGTCTGGACCAACCTGATGATCGGCGCCGCCCTCGCCATCGGCATCATGCTGGTGTTCTTCCGCTCGGCGCGCGCCACGCTCATCGCCACGATCGGCTTGCCGATCTGTACGGTGGCCGCATTCCTCGGCCTGCTGCTGTTTGGCCGCACGATCAACGTGATCTCCCTCGCCGGCGTCGCCTTCGCCATTGGCATGACCGTCGACAACACCATCGTGGTGCTCGAGTCCATAGAGCAGGCCCGGCGCCGCGGCCTCGATCGCTTTGCTGCTGCCCTCGAAGGCACGCGCGAGGTGTGGAGCGCGGTGGTGGCGTCGACCTTCACCACGGTACTCGTGTTCGTGCCGATCCTGTTCGTGCAGGAAGAGGCGGGGCAGCTGTACTCGGACATCGCGATTGCGATCGCCTCCTCGATCCTCGCCAGCATGCTGGTGGCGATCGGCGTGATTCCCGCCATCGCGGCGCGCGTCGGGCTGGGCGTGAGCGATAGCGGTGGCAGCGCGTACGTCCCACGACCGGCCAAGGCGTTCTTGGGGCTAAGCGATTGGCTCACGGGCACCCGCGCGCGCAGCTTGGCATGCCTGCTCGTCACAGCGCTTGCCACCGTGCTGATCGGCCGTTGGCTCACGCCGCCGGCCGAGTACCTACCCGAAGGCGAGGAGCCTAAGGCGTTCAGTCGCATGATCGCACCGCCAGGCTACAACCTCACGGAGATGACGCGCATCGGCGATGAGCTGCGCACGCTTCTCGACCCAACGGTGGACGCTTCGCGCGATGCCTTTCTGGCCGGCGAGTCCACGATTCCACCGTTGCGCGGGTATTCGCTGTGGATCTCCCCAGGCAGCATCAGCGTGATGAGCGAGCCGGTGGACGGACGCGACATCGAGGCCATGATGTCTGGGCTCACGGACCTGTTTCGCACCTACCCAGGTATGCGCGCATTCTCCGCCCGCGGATCGATCATCTCGAGTAACGACGGCGGCTCGCGCGCCGTCGCCCTCGACATCTCGGGGGCGGAGATGGCGGCGCTCTACGACACGGCCCAGGCGGCGATCGAGCGTGCCCAAATGCTGTTCGAGACCCCGCAGATCGACTCAGACCCGTCTTCCCTATCCCTAGATCAGCCCCTCATCCAGGTGCGACCGCGGTGGGAACTGCTGGCGGAGGTTGGTTTCAGCGCGCGGGACTTCGGCTTTGCCGTCTCCGCCCTCTCCGACGGTGCCTTCGTCGATGAGTTCCTCCTCGAGGATGACCAGGTGGATATCTACCTGTTCAGCGGGGCAGGCTCGAAGCAAACGCTGACCGACTTGCAGAACCAGCCCGTGCTGACGCCGAGCGGCAGCGTGGTGCCGCTGTCCGCCCTGGCCGACGTGGTGGAGAGCGTGGACAGCGATTCCCTGCGCCGAGTGAACGGCCGACGCACCGTTTCGCTCTACATCATCCCTCCGCGCGCCGTTGCGCTCGAAAGTGCCGTCGAGCGCGTACGCACAGAGTTGCTACCCGCCCTGCGGGCGGCAGGCGAGGTAGGGGAAGGAGTGAGCATCACGATCACGGGCGCGGCGGACCAGCTGGATGCAACTCGCGAGGCGCTGAGCGGCAACTTCCTCATAGCGATCGTGCTCTGCTACCTGTTGCTGGTGGCGATCTTCTCGCACTGGGGCTACCCCGTGCTGATCCTGATCACGGTGCCTATCGGACTGGTGGGCGGGCTGATCGGACTCGCCCTGCTGAACGGCACCGGCGCGGCACTGGCATTAGCCGGGGTCGCGGCAGTGTCCCAGCCACTTGATATGATCACCATGCTCGGGTTTTTGATTCTGCTCGGTGCCGTGGTGAACAACCCGATCTTGGTGGTCGATCGGGCGAGGCAGAACCTGCGTGCGGGGCAAGCGCTCGGGGATGCGGTGCGCGGAGCCGTCCACAGCAGGCTGCGTCCCGTCCTGATGTCAACGCTGACAACCACCTTTGGCCTAGCGCCATTGGTCCTGATCCCTGGCGCCGGGACGGAGCTTTACCGGGGTGTTGGGGTGATCGTGCTTGGTGGGCTGCTGTGCTCGACGGTCGTTACCCTGCTGTTCCTACCGAGCTTGTTGATGGTGGTGTTGCGGAGCCGCCAGCACGAACCCGCGCCCTCTGTTGCGGAGGGCTCGCTAGAGACGTAG